One window of the Candidatus Baltobacteraceae bacterium genome contains the following:
- a CDS encoding SDR family oxidoreductase: MHAVLVSGASSGIGAAAVTAIARAGMIAYAGVRTEADAAAAQALHRNVRALRLDVTDPASIAAARDAVRAGGVALTGLVNNAGIALGGPLESLPLDALRAQFDVNVFGAVALTQAFLPLLRERPSRIVFVGSVAGLVAIPYMSAYSASKFALRAFADALRIELRPSGIDVCLIEPGSVATPIWRKGRAQRDAMLARLPQDAPPYYRTAVESLVQATQTEERAGLPPALVAEAIVHALTARKPKAHHIIGAPARLGALMALLPPALHDRFLRATMRLP; encoded by the coding sequence GTGCACGCGGTTCTCGTTAGCGGCGCGTCGAGCGGCATCGGCGCCGCCGCGGTGACGGCGATCGCGCGCGCCGGAATGATCGCCTACGCCGGCGTGCGCACCGAGGCTGATGCGGCGGCTGCCCAGGCCCTGCATCGCAACGTACGCGCGCTCCGGCTCGACGTGACCGATCCTGCTTCGATCGCAGCGGCACGCGACGCGGTACGCGCCGGCGGCGTCGCCCTGACGGGTCTGGTGAACAATGCGGGCATCGCGCTCGGCGGACCGCTCGAATCGCTCCCGCTCGACGCGCTGCGCGCGCAATTCGACGTCAACGTGTTCGGCGCGGTCGCGCTCACGCAAGCCTTTCTCCCGCTCCTGCGCGAACGGCCGTCGCGGATCGTGTTCGTCGGTTCGGTTGCCGGGCTGGTCGCGATACCGTACATGTCGGCCTATAGCGCCTCGAAATTCGCGCTGCGCGCGTTCGCCGACGCGCTGCGGATCGAGCTGCGGCCGTCCGGCATCGACGTTTGCCTGATCGAACCCGGATCGGTCGCGACACCGATCTGGCGCAAGGGCCGCGCGCAGCGCGACGCGATGCTCGCCCGCCTGCCGCAGGACGCTCCGCCGTACTATCGCACCGCCGTCGAATCGCTCGTGCAGGCGACGCAAACCGAGGAACGCGCCGGACTACCACCCGCGCTCGTCGCGGAGGCGATCGTGCACGCGCTAACCGCGCGCAAGCCCAAGGCGCATCACATCATCGGCGCGCCGGCGCGCCTCGGCGCACTGATGGCGCTGCTGCCGCCCGCGCTGCACGACCGATTCTTACGCGCAACGATGCGCCTGCCCTAG
- a CDS encoding DoxX family membrane protein, which yields MKMPNDLGLFILRVVAGGYVIKYGLPKLRDADGAFAKEFESLGFRPAGTYVTRAGLVETTAGALVVLGALGPVGPAMLLADMIIAAVATTIRAKRFDLDQREEEALFAAIAVLLALGGPGAISADSWLDVRLFDRSWLRYLSVCAALAGSAYVLSQRA from the coding sequence ATGAAGATGCCGAACGATCTTGGGTTGTTCATCCTGCGCGTCGTTGCGGGCGGCTACGTTATCAAGTACGGTCTGCCGAAGCTGCGTGATGCCGACGGGGCGTTCGCAAAGGAATTTGAAAGTCTCGGGTTTCGTCCCGCCGGCACGTACGTCACGCGAGCCGGCCTCGTCGAAACAACCGCCGGCGCGCTCGTGGTGCTCGGTGCACTCGGCCCGGTTGGACCGGCGATGCTGCTTGCCGACATGATTATCGCGGCGGTGGCCACTACGATTCGGGCGAAACGCTTTGACCTCGACCAGCGCGAAGAGGAGGCGCTGTTCGCCGCGATCGCCGTACTCCTTGCGCTCGGGGGACCCGGAGCGATCTCCGCCGACTCGTGGCTAGATGTTCGCCTCTTCGACCGCTCATGGCTTCGATATCTATCGGTGTGCGCGGCACTGGCCGGCTCCGCATACGTGCTTTCGCAGCGAGCCTAA